A single Eriocheir sinensis breed Jianghai 21 unplaced genomic scaffold, ASM2467909v1 Scaffold434, whole genome shotgun sequence DNA region contains:
- the LOC126992290 gene encoding histone H4: MTGRGKGGKGLGKGGAKRHRKVLRDNIQGITKPAIRRLARRGGVKRISGLIYEETRGVLKVFLENVIRDAVTYTEHAKRKTVTAMDVVYALKRQGRTLYGFGG, encoded by the coding sequence atgactggccgcggcaagggaggcaagggactcggaaagggaggcgccaagcgtcaccgcaaggttcttcgggacaacatccagggcatcaccaagccggccatccgtcgtctggcgcgccgtggcggtgtgaagcgcatctccgggctcatctacgaagagacccgtggtgtgctcaaggtgttcctggagaacgtcatcagggatgccgtcacctacactgagcacgccaagcgcaagaccgtcaccgccatggacgtggtgtacgccctcaaacgccagggccgcaccctgtacggcttcggtggttaa